In one Myxocyprinus asiaticus isolate MX2 ecotype Aquarium Trade chromosome 29, UBuf_Myxa_2, whole genome shotgun sequence genomic region, the following are encoded:
- the LOC127419695 gene encoding RING finger protein 223 codes for MEPSPAVWYTQVVLDADLERASSHPECSICFNTYDNVFKTPKQLDCTHTFCLECLSRIMTTSMDPQNSKISCPFCRHPTTIPKKGPPALTTSQEVLCRLPVHQQQEEPVWLDGERLCYQRPIDMPGMPAFCICIDIGANGHGAVSSTQTRPRLRLLDRLMDWKRLTLFIVLMVLLMVIILWPLQCIVTTGTMRCAPQHPRPHSTTASYTSIPKV; via the coding sequence ATGGAGCCAAGTCCTGCTGTGTGGTACACCCAGGTGGTCCTTGATGCAGACCTGGAAAGGGCAAGCTCACATCCTGAATGTTCCATCTGCTTCAACACCTACGACAATGTCTTCAAAACACCAAAACAGCTGGATTGCACCCACACCTTCTGCCTCGAGTGCCTTTCCCGGATCATGACCACCTCCATGGACCCCCAAAACTCTAAAATCTCTTGCCCCTTCTGCCGCCACCCCACAACCATCCCAAAAAAGGGGCCCCCAGCTCTGACCACCAGCCAGGAGGTGCTGTGTCGTCTGCCCGTCCACCAACAGCAGGAAGAGCCTGTATGGTTGGATGGGGAGAGGCTGTGCTACCAACGACCAATAGACATGCCAGGCATGCCAGCCTTCTGTATCTGCATCGACATTGGGGCCAATGGACATGGTGCTGTTTCTTCTACCCAGACTCGACCACGACTTAGGTTGCTTGATCGGCTGATGGACTGGAAACGGTTGACGCTCTTCATTGTCCTCATGGTGCTGCTCATGGTGATCATTCTGTGGCCCCTGCAGTGCATCGTCACAACTGGCACCATGCGTTGTGCACCGCAGCACCCAAGGCCACATTCTACCACAGCATCTTACACGTCGATACCAAAAGTTTAA
- the ptpn11b gene encoding tyrosine-protein phosphatase non-receptor type 11b isoform X1, with protein MTSRRWFHPNITGIEAEHLLLTRGVHGSFLARPSKSNPGDFTVSVRRNDEVTHIKIQNSGDYYDLYGGEKFATLTELVQYYTEQHDLLRERNGDVIELKYPLNCKDPTSERWYHGHLSGRDAEKLLTEKGKSGSFLVRESQSKPGDFVLSVLTYEEKHENVDRKTKVTHVMIRYQDGKYDVGGGERFDTLADLVEHYKKNPMVEKSGIVVHLKQPFNATRINAANIENRVRELNKVADNSEKPKQGFWEEFEVLQQQECKLLYPRKEGQRPENKNKNRYKNILPFDTTRVQIREADPDMPGSDYINANYIRVSPLPFTHSAYMFPSVHEEGRHMDEGKVFIATQGCLQNTVLDFWKMVYQENTHVIVMTTKEMERGRNKCVRYWPDLNSTKEFGKVCVKNIEEHTAQDYIRRELEVTCLDRREPPRCIWHYQYLSWPDHGVPNEPGGVLSFLEQVNRTQSAIPESGPIVVHCSAGIGRTGTIIVIDILIDIINRQGLDCDIDIPKTIQRVRQQRSGMVQTEAQYKFIYMAVQQYIDTAQKRLEEEQRNKTKEREYSNIKYPQMTNARAKPNMSSSRSSSVMKDDSGVYENLNIKNPKGSASSNTRR; from the exons GAGGAATGATGAGGTCACCCACATTAAAATCCAGAACTCAGGGGACTATTATGACCTGTACGGAGGGGAGAAGTTCGCCACACTGACCGAACTGGTGCAGTACTACACCGAGCAGCACGACCTCCTGCGGGAGCGGAACGGAGATGTCATCGAGCTCAAATACCCCTTAAACTGCAAAGATCCCACATCAGAGAG GTGGTATCATGGGCATCTCTCGGGTAGAGATGCTGAAAAGCTCCTTACGGAGAAGGGCAAGTCCGGCAGCTTCCTGGTGAGAGAGAGCCAAAGTAAACCAGGAGACTTTGTGCTTTCCGTCCTCACTTATGAGGAAAAGCATGAAAATGTGGACCGCAAGACTAAAGTCACCCATGTCATGATACGTTATCAG GATGGGAAATATGATGTAGGAGGAGGAGAGAGGTTTGACACTTTAGCAGATTTAGTGGAGCACTATAAGAAGAACCCAATGGTGGAGAAGAGTGGAATTGTTGTGCACCTTAAACAG CCGTTCAATGCCACAAGGATAAATGCAGCAAACATTGAAAACAGGGTGCGAGAATTAAATAAAGTGGCTGACAACTCAGAGAAACCCAAGCAAGGCTTCTGGGAAGAATTTGAG GTTTTACAGCAGCAAGAATGTAAACTCCTTTATCCCAGGAAAGAGGGACAGAgaccagaaaataaaaataagaaccgATACAAGAACATTCTACCAT TTGACACCACTCGAGTGCAAATCAGAGAGGCGGATCCTGACATGCCTGGCTCTGATTATATCAATGCTAACTACATCCGAGTAAGCCCTCTACCCTTCACTCATAGTGCTTATATGTTTCCG agcGTGCATGAAGAAGGTCGTCATATGGATGAGGGTAAAGTGTTCATCGCCACTCAGGGTTGCCTTCAGAACACCGTCTTAGACTTCTGGAAAATGGTGTACCAGGAAAACACTCATGTTATTGTCATGACAACCAAGGAGATGGAGAGAGGACGG AATAAGTGTGTGCGGTACTGGCCGGACTTAAATTCCACAAAGGAGTTTGGGAAGGTGTGTGTGAAGAACATTGAGGAACATACAGCTCAGGACTACATACGGCGAGAGCTGGAGGTCACATGTCTAGACAGG cgagaGCCTCCCAGATGTATTTGGCACTATCAGTACCTGAGCTGGCCTGATCATGGTGTTCCCAATGAACCTGGAGGGGTCCTGAGCTTCCTGGAGCAAGTTAACAGGACCCAGAGTGCCATTCCAGAGAGTGGACCTATAGTGGTTCACTGCAG TGCAGGGATTGGAAGAACAGGCACAATTATTGTGATTGACATCCTTATCGATATCATAAACAGACAAG GTTTGGACTGTGACATTGACATCCCAAAGACCATTCAGAGAGTGCGCCAGCAGCGATCCGGTATGGTGCAGACTGAAGCCCAGTACAAGTTCATCTACATGGCTGTTCAGCAATACATTGACACTGCTCAGAAGAGACTGGAAGAGGAGCAG AGGAATAAAACAAAGGAGAGAGAATACTCTAATATCAAATACCCACAGATGACAAATGCCAGAGCTAAGCCAAACATGAGCTCATCTCGGTCTTCATCTGT AATGAAAGATGACTCTGGCGTGTACGAGAATTTAAACATCAAGAATCCAAAGGGCTCTGCAAGCAGTAACACCAGGAGATAA
- the ptpn11b gene encoding tyrosine-protein phosphatase non-receptor type 11b isoform X3 produces MTSRRWFHPNITGIEAEHLLLTRGVHGSFLARPSKSNPGDFTVSVRRNDEVTHIKIQNSGDYYDLYGGEKFATLTELVQYYTEQHDLLRERNGDVIELKYPLNCKDPTSERWYHGHLSGRDAEKLLTEKGKSGSFLVRESQSKPGDFVLSVLTYEEKHENVDRKTKVTHVMIRYQDGKYDVGGGERFDTLADLVEHYKKNPMVEKSGIVVHLKQPFNATRINAANIENRVRELNKVADNSEKPKQGFWEEFEVLQQQECKLLYPRKEGQRPENKNKNRYKNILPFDTTRVQIREADPDMPGSDYINANYIRSVHEEGRHMDEGKVFIATQGCLQNTVLDFWKMVYQENTHVIVMTTKEMERGRNKCVRYWPDLNSTKEFGKVCVKNIEEHTAQDYIRRELEVTCLDRREPPRCIWHYQYLSWPDHGVPNEPGGVLSFLEQVNRTQSAIPESGPIVVHCSAGIGRTGTIIVIDILIDIINRQGLDCDIDIPKTIQRVRQQRSGMVQTEAQYKFIYMAVQQYIDTAQKRLEEEQRNKTKEREYSNIKYPQMTNARAKPNMSSSRSSSVMKDDSGVYENLNIKNPKGSASSNTRR; encoded by the exons GAGGAATGATGAGGTCACCCACATTAAAATCCAGAACTCAGGGGACTATTATGACCTGTACGGAGGGGAGAAGTTCGCCACACTGACCGAACTGGTGCAGTACTACACCGAGCAGCACGACCTCCTGCGGGAGCGGAACGGAGATGTCATCGAGCTCAAATACCCCTTAAACTGCAAAGATCCCACATCAGAGAG GTGGTATCATGGGCATCTCTCGGGTAGAGATGCTGAAAAGCTCCTTACGGAGAAGGGCAAGTCCGGCAGCTTCCTGGTGAGAGAGAGCCAAAGTAAACCAGGAGACTTTGTGCTTTCCGTCCTCACTTATGAGGAAAAGCATGAAAATGTGGACCGCAAGACTAAAGTCACCCATGTCATGATACGTTATCAG GATGGGAAATATGATGTAGGAGGAGGAGAGAGGTTTGACACTTTAGCAGATTTAGTGGAGCACTATAAGAAGAACCCAATGGTGGAGAAGAGTGGAATTGTTGTGCACCTTAAACAG CCGTTCAATGCCACAAGGATAAATGCAGCAAACATTGAAAACAGGGTGCGAGAATTAAATAAAGTGGCTGACAACTCAGAGAAACCCAAGCAAGGCTTCTGGGAAGAATTTGAG GTTTTACAGCAGCAAGAATGTAAACTCCTTTATCCCAGGAAAGAGGGACAGAgaccagaaaataaaaataagaaccgATACAAGAACATTCTACCAT TTGACACCACTCGAGTGCAAATCAGAGAGGCGGATCCTGACATGCCTGGCTCTGATTATATCAATGCTAACTACATCCGA agcGTGCATGAAGAAGGTCGTCATATGGATGAGGGTAAAGTGTTCATCGCCACTCAGGGTTGCCTTCAGAACACCGTCTTAGACTTCTGGAAAATGGTGTACCAGGAAAACACTCATGTTATTGTCATGACAACCAAGGAGATGGAGAGAGGACGG AATAAGTGTGTGCGGTACTGGCCGGACTTAAATTCCACAAAGGAGTTTGGGAAGGTGTGTGTGAAGAACATTGAGGAACATACAGCTCAGGACTACATACGGCGAGAGCTGGAGGTCACATGTCTAGACAGG cgagaGCCTCCCAGATGTATTTGGCACTATCAGTACCTGAGCTGGCCTGATCATGGTGTTCCCAATGAACCTGGAGGGGTCCTGAGCTTCCTGGAGCAAGTTAACAGGACCCAGAGTGCCATTCCAGAGAGTGGACCTATAGTGGTTCACTGCAG TGCAGGGATTGGAAGAACAGGCACAATTATTGTGATTGACATCCTTATCGATATCATAAACAGACAAG GTTTGGACTGTGACATTGACATCCCAAAGACCATTCAGAGAGTGCGCCAGCAGCGATCCGGTATGGTGCAGACTGAAGCCCAGTACAAGTTCATCTACATGGCTGTTCAGCAATACATTGACACTGCTCAGAAGAGACTGGAAGAGGAGCAG AGGAATAAAACAAAGGAGAGAGAATACTCTAATATCAAATACCCACAGATGACAAATGCCAGAGCTAAGCCAAACATGAGCTCATCTCGGTCTTCATCTGT AATGAAAGATGACTCTGGCGTGTACGAGAATTTAAACATCAAGAATCCAAAGGGCTCTGCAAGCAGTAACACCAGGAGATAA
- the ptpn11b gene encoding tyrosine-protein phosphatase non-receptor type 11b isoform X2 → MVRWFHPNITGIEAEHLLLTRGVHGSFLARPSKSNPGDFTVSVRRNDEVTHIKIQNSGDYYDLYGGEKFATLTELVQYYTEQHDLLRERNGDVIELKYPLNCKDPTSERWYHGHLSGRDAEKLLTEKGKSGSFLVRESQSKPGDFVLSVLTYEEKHENVDRKTKVTHVMIRYQDGKYDVGGGERFDTLADLVEHYKKNPMVEKSGIVVHLKQPFNATRINAANIENRVRELNKVADNSEKPKQGFWEEFEVLQQQECKLLYPRKEGQRPENKNKNRYKNILPFDTTRVQIREADPDMPGSDYINANYIRVSPLPFTHSAYMFPSVHEEGRHMDEGKVFIATQGCLQNTVLDFWKMVYQENTHVIVMTTKEMERGRNKCVRYWPDLNSTKEFGKVCVKNIEEHTAQDYIRRELEVTCLDRREPPRCIWHYQYLSWPDHGVPNEPGGVLSFLEQVNRTQSAIPESGPIVVHCSAGIGRTGTIIVIDILIDIINRQGLDCDIDIPKTIQRVRQQRSGMVQTEAQYKFIYMAVQQYIDTAQKRLEEEQRNKTKEREYSNIKYPQMTNARAKPNMSSSRSSSVMKDDSGVYENLNIKNPKGSASSNTRR, encoded by the exons GAGGAATGATGAGGTCACCCACATTAAAATCCAGAACTCAGGGGACTATTATGACCTGTACGGAGGGGAGAAGTTCGCCACACTGACCGAACTGGTGCAGTACTACACCGAGCAGCACGACCTCCTGCGGGAGCGGAACGGAGATGTCATCGAGCTCAAATACCCCTTAAACTGCAAAGATCCCACATCAGAGAG GTGGTATCATGGGCATCTCTCGGGTAGAGATGCTGAAAAGCTCCTTACGGAGAAGGGCAAGTCCGGCAGCTTCCTGGTGAGAGAGAGCCAAAGTAAACCAGGAGACTTTGTGCTTTCCGTCCTCACTTATGAGGAAAAGCATGAAAATGTGGACCGCAAGACTAAAGTCACCCATGTCATGATACGTTATCAG GATGGGAAATATGATGTAGGAGGAGGAGAGAGGTTTGACACTTTAGCAGATTTAGTGGAGCACTATAAGAAGAACCCAATGGTGGAGAAGAGTGGAATTGTTGTGCACCTTAAACAG CCGTTCAATGCCACAAGGATAAATGCAGCAAACATTGAAAACAGGGTGCGAGAATTAAATAAAGTGGCTGACAACTCAGAGAAACCCAAGCAAGGCTTCTGGGAAGAATTTGAG GTTTTACAGCAGCAAGAATGTAAACTCCTTTATCCCAGGAAAGAGGGACAGAgaccagaaaataaaaataagaaccgATACAAGAACATTCTACCAT TTGACACCACTCGAGTGCAAATCAGAGAGGCGGATCCTGACATGCCTGGCTCTGATTATATCAATGCTAACTACATCCGAGTAAGCCCTCTACCCTTCACTCATAGTGCTTATATGTTTCCG agcGTGCATGAAGAAGGTCGTCATATGGATGAGGGTAAAGTGTTCATCGCCACTCAGGGTTGCCTTCAGAACACCGTCTTAGACTTCTGGAAAATGGTGTACCAGGAAAACACTCATGTTATTGTCATGACAACCAAGGAGATGGAGAGAGGACGG AATAAGTGTGTGCGGTACTGGCCGGACTTAAATTCCACAAAGGAGTTTGGGAAGGTGTGTGTGAAGAACATTGAGGAACATACAGCTCAGGACTACATACGGCGAGAGCTGGAGGTCACATGTCTAGACAGG cgagaGCCTCCCAGATGTATTTGGCACTATCAGTACCTGAGCTGGCCTGATCATGGTGTTCCCAATGAACCTGGAGGGGTCCTGAGCTTCCTGGAGCAAGTTAACAGGACCCAGAGTGCCATTCCAGAGAGTGGACCTATAGTGGTTCACTGCAG TGCAGGGATTGGAAGAACAGGCACAATTATTGTGATTGACATCCTTATCGATATCATAAACAGACAAG GTTTGGACTGTGACATTGACATCCCAAAGACCATTCAGAGAGTGCGCCAGCAGCGATCCGGTATGGTGCAGACTGAAGCCCAGTACAAGTTCATCTACATGGCTGTTCAGCAATACATTGACACTGCTCAGAAGAGACTGGAAGAGGAGCAG AGGAATAAAACAAAGGAGAGAGAATACTCTAATATCAAATACCCACAGATGACAAATGCCAGAGCTAAGCCAAACATGAGCTCATCTCGGTCTTCATCTGT AATGAAAGATGACTCTGGCGTGTACGAGAATTTAAACATCAAGAATCCAAAGGGCTCTGCAAGCAGTAACACCAGGAGATAA